CAAACCACCATAGACAGCCCCTTCGTAATTTTTCCAACCAGGAGCCCCCTTGTCCCAAAGCACGCTTGCATCAAAACCTGCCACCAGCTGGATTCCGTAAAAGAAGTTAATTCCCCACAGCGATGCCGAACGGCGTTCCAATAGCACAAAACGCTCTTCAAGATTCAAGAGCATTTCATGAACGCCCAAATGCTCCGCATCCGGACTGTTAAGACCACGGAAAGAGTTCGTACCGCCATGATAGAAATAATCATAGCGCTTTACATCGCCCGGACGCAAACGAACAAGCGCAGTTGCTCCCGTGACAAATCGCCCGATCGAATAGTAAGCGCGAGCATCTTCCAAGAATTCGACAAAATTTTCGCCGCGCTTTCCGCCAACGCCCACATGCGTCACATCGCTTTCAAAATAAATTCCCTTGCGAGTATCGAGTTCGCTATCGCGGTAGTCCACAGCAAAGCCAAGCCCAAATTCCGGTAGCACGCCAGGTCCTTTTTCAAGATAGCGATAAGTCAACTTTCCTAAAAGCGAATAATGCGGAACAAATTTCCAATTCAAGTCCAAACTCAACAACCAACTCGCGTCCCTGAATTCACGGAGATCGTCCCAGCTATCGGTTCGCGTAAAATCAATATTCCAACCAAGCGGGATGCCAAACAAATATGGCGAACTCGCGTAAAAGGCATACTCGTTATTTTCAAAGAACGGATCGATAGCCGTGCGGTAGTGCACTTCGGCACGAATGTCTTCGCCAAGCACATTCAGGTTCGCAAGCGCAAGTCCAAGCATAAGACCATCGCGGTCAGTTGTCTTGCTATCCGGCGAT
This is a stretch of genomic DNA from Fibrobacter sp. UWB13. It encodes these proteins:
- a CDS encoding BamA/TamA family outer membrane protein, which produces MKFFVKTFLLAGVVSAFVSANAAESDSLRVDSDQCSDGAKIESIEFEGLEHTKPRVVWRELTHKVGGEFSQKTFESEKLRLQDLDLFTDIYVSCKGGNVVYNFKEIFRWIPSPDSKTTDRDGLMLGLALANLNVLGEDIRAEVHYRTAIDPFFENNEYAFYASSPYLFGIPLGWNIDFTRTDSWDDLREFRDASWLLSLDLNWKFVPHYSLLGKLTYRYLEKGPGVLPEFGLGFAVDYRDSELDTRKGIYFESDVTHVGVGGKRGENFVEFLEDARAYYSIGRFVTGATALVRLRPGDVKRYDYFYHGGTNSFRGLNSPDAEHLGVHEMLLNLEERFVLLERRSASLWGINFFYGIQLVAGFDASVLWDKGAPGWKNYEGAVYGGLHIVIPALDRIRFEVGYSPDTGKPKFSWGILGKTTTQRWRSR